The Pseudomonas azadiae genome contains a region encoding:
- a CDS encoding gamma-glutamyltransferase family protein, with protein MLNFSAHEYPYPSQRQTVFAKRGMVAASQPLAAQAGIEIMQKGGNAIDAAIATAAALTVVEPTGCGLGGDAFALVWCKGQLHGLNGNGHAPAALSIEAVKAAGHDRIPVYGWTPVTVPGCPSAWAELSQRFGKLPFAELLQPAISLAREGFPVSPVVAHQWQIALSEYAPHRDDVLQAWFDTFLIDGRAPRAGEIFRNPAQARTLEELAATRCESLYRGALAERLDAHSRASGGYLRASDLKDYRAQWVEPIHVNYRGVDVWEIPPSGQGLVALMALKILEGFNFDHRDSQHTWHRQLEAMKLAYSDGLHYITDPLHMRVAVADLLSDDYSARRRNQIGEQAQPPKPGAPHASGTVYLATADAEGNMVSFIQSNYHGCGSGVVLPDSGIALQNRGYEFSLDPAHANCLAPGKKTFHTIIPGFLTKDGEALGPFGVMGGYMQPQGHVQMVMNLVDFGLNPQAALDAPRWQWLGDMKVGIEQGASRDLANALARRGHQVQIANDLTDFGRGQIILRDPATGVLCGGTEPRADSHIAVW; from the coding sequence ATGTTGAATTTCTCCGCTCACGAATACCCCTATCCATCGCAGCGCCAAACTGTGTTCGCCAAGCGCGGCATGGTCGCAGCGTCCCAGCCCCTGGCTGCCCAGGCCGGCATCGAAATCATGCAAAAGGGCGGTAACGCGATTGACGCCGCCATCGCCACGGCGGCGGCGCTCACGGTCGTCGAGCCTACCGGCTGCGGCCTGGGCGGCGATGCGTTTGCCCTGGTCTGGTGCAAGGGCCAGTTGCACGGCCTCAACGGCAACGGCCACGCGCCGGCCGCCTTGAGTATCGAGGCGGTCAAGGCGGCGGGGCATGACCGGATACCGGTGTATGGCTGGACCCCCGTCACAGTGCCGGGCTGCCCATCGGCCTGGGCCGAGCTGTCGCAACGCTTCGGCAAGCTGCCGTTTGCCGAGTTGCTGCAACCGGCGATCAGCCTGGCGCGCGAGGGGTTCCCGGTGTCGCCGGTGGTCGCGCATCAATGGCAGATCGCCCTGAGTGAATACGCCCCGCACCGCGACGACGTGCTGCAGGCCTGGTTCGACACCTTCCTGATCGACGGCCGTGCGCCACGCGCCGGGGAGATTTTCCGCAACCCGGCCCAGGCGCGTACCCTCGAAGAACTTGCCGCCACCCGTTGCGAGAGCCTGTATCGCGGCGCCCTGGCCGAGCGCCTCGACGCGCATTCGCGCGCCAGCGGCGGCTACCTGCGCGCCAGCGACCTCAAGGACTACCGTGCCCAGTGGGTCGAGCCGATCCACGTCAACTACCGCGGCGTCGACGTCTGGGAAATCCCGCCCAGCGGCCAGGGCCTGGTGGCGTTGATGGCGCTGAAGATCCTCGAGGGTTTCAACTTCGATCACCGCGACAGCCAGCACACCTGGCATCGCCAACTGGAGGCCATGAAGCTCGCCTACAGCGACGGCCTGCACTACATCACCGATCCTCTGCACATGCGCGTGGCGGTGGCCGACCTGCTCAGCGATGACTACAGCGCCCGCCGCCGCAACCAGATCGGCGAACAGGCGCAGCCGCCCAAACCTGGCGCCCCCCACGCCAGCGGCACGGTGTACCTGGCCACGGCGGATGCCGAAGGCAACATGGTCTCGTTCATCCAGAGCAACTACCACGGCTGCGGCTCCGGCGTGGTGTTGCCCGACAGCGGCATCGCGCTGCAGAATCGCGGGTATGAGTTCAGCCTCGACCCAGCCCACGCCAACTGCCTGGCGCCGGGCAAGAAAACCTTCCACACCATCATCCCCGGCTTCCTCACCAAAGACGGCGAGGCGCTCGGCCCGTTCGGCGTGATGGGCGGCTACATGCAGCCCCAGGGCCATGTGCAGATGGTGATGAACCTGGTGGACTTCGGCCTCAACCCGCAAGCGGCATTGGACGCGCCGCGCTGGCAATGGCTGGGCGACATGAAGGTCGGCATCGAACAGGGCGCTTCCCGCGACCTGGCCAATGCCCTGGCGCGGCGCGGGCATCAGGTGCAGATCGCCAACGACCTCACCGACTTCGGGCGCGGGCAGATCATCCTGCGCGATCCTGCCACCGGCGTGTTGTGCGGCGGCACCGAGCCAAGGGCGGACTCGCACATCGCGGTGTGGTAA
- a CDS encoding amino acid ABC transporter permease → MNFNWDVFWQYLLQPSGVYLTGLWLTCLIAVSAMLLGCALGLAAALLRLSKNPLLHLPVRFYVWLMRGTPLLVQIVFLYTALAAGGIFRFEDIELFGLVVPGNIQAAIIALGLNEGAYMAEIIRAGIGAVDKGQYEAGRSLGMGFGKLMRRIVLPQAFRVIVPPLGNEFNVMLKNTTLVSVIGVQELLLSTQMITSATFRVFELYLVVALYFLTLTTLWGFFQHWLENRFGQSDRPCAPPPAASRMFGRSALKLLRGR, encoded by the coding sequence ATGAATTTCAATTGGGATGTGTTCTGGCAGTACCTGTTGCAGCCGAGCGGGGTGTACCTCACCGGGCTGTGGCTGACCTGCCTGATCGCGGTGTCGGCGATGCTGCTGGGCTGCGCGCTGGGGTTGGCGGCGGCGTTGTTGCGTTTGTCAAAGAACCCGCTGTTGCACCTGCCGGTGCGTTTTTATGTGTGGTTGATGCGCGGCACGCCGCTGCTGGTGCAGATCGTGTTCCTGTACACCGCCCTGGCCGCTGGGGGGATATTCCGCTTCGAGGATATCGAGCTGTTCGGCCTGGTCGTTCCCGGCAACATCCAGGCGGCGATCATCGCCCTGGGTTTGAATGAAGGCGCGTACATGGCCGAAATCATCCGCGCCGGCATCGGCGCGGTGGACAAGGGGCAATACGAGGCCGGGCGTTCCCTGGGCATGGGGTTTGGCAAGCTGATGCGGCGCATCGTGCTGCCCCAGGCGTTCCGGGTGATCGTGCCGCCGTTGGGCAATGAGTTCAACGTCATGCTCAAGAACACCACCCTGGTCAGTGTGATTGGTGTCCAGGAGCTGCTGCTCAGTACCCAGATGATCACGTCGGCGACCTTCCGCGTGTTCGAGCTGTATCTGGTAGTGGCCCTGTACTTCCTGACGCTGACTACCCTGTGGGGCTTCTTCCAGCATTGGCTCGAAAACCGCTTCGGCCAGTCCGACCGGCCCTGCGCGCCGCCGCCCGCCGCCAGCCGCATGTTCGGTCGCAGCGCCTTGAAACTGCTGAGGGGACGTTAA
- the fecC gene encoding iron-dicitrate ABC transporter permease FecC: protein MGRGLAAAGIVVLGVLLFWLSLSSWSPFTITATDAWNGLIHQGSVGGNRAYIVAQLRVPRAVCAALVGACLGLAGALMQGITRNRLASPSLFGVTAGAALGLALFSTGLVAPPFAGGALLMTCLGGALAWVTVFSLGGAWSPTTAQGRLVLAGVAVAALCAALTRLTVILVEAQAQSVLNWLAGSLANAGAAQVQLLWPCTLIGGLWALWCAPRLNLINLGEDAARSLGVGIASLRLQVFIASLLLVGASVCAVGPIGFVGLIAPNILRQFLGNDYRWLVPLSAALGAVIVLGADLLSRAVAFPVETPAGVVTALIGAPFFLFLARRAL, encoded by the coding sequence ATGGGGCGAGGTCTCGCGGCGGCAGGCATTGTGGTGCTGGGCGTCTTGCTGTTCTGGCTCTCGTTGTCGAGCTGGTCACCGTTCACGATCACGGCGACGGACGCCTGGAATGGGCTGATTCATCAAGGCAGCGTGGGCGGCAACCGGGCGTATATCGTCGCCCAACTGCGTGTGCCGCGCGCCGTGTGTGCCGCGTTGGTCGGCGCCTGCCTGGGCCTGGCCGGCGCGTTGATGCAGGGCATCACGCGCAACCGCCTGGCCTCGCCGTCCCTGTTTGGCGTGACCGCTGGCGCGGCGCTGGGATTGGCGTTGTTTTCGACCGGCCTGGTCGCACCGCCGTTTGCCGGTGGCGCGTTGCTGATGACGTGCCTGGGCGGCGCGCTGGCCTGGGTCACGGTGTTCAGCCTCGGCGGTGCCTGGTCGCCGACCACGGCCCAGGGACGCCTGGTATTGGCCGGTGTTGCGGTGGCGGCGCTGTGTGCGGCCTTGACCCGGCTCACGGTGATCCTGGTCGAGGCGCAGGCGCAAAGCGTGCTGAACTGGCTGGCCGGTTCCCTGGCCAATGCCGGCGCCGCGCAGGTGCAGTTGCTCTGGCCCTGCACCCTGATTGGCGGGTTGTGGGCACTCTGGTGTGCGCCACGCTTGAACCTGATCAACCTCGGCGAAGACGCCGCGCGCTCCCTGGGCGTGGGCATCGCCAGCCTGCGGTTGCAGGTGTTTATCGCCAGTTTGTTGCTGGTCGGGGCGAGTGTCTGTGCGGTAGGGCCGATCGGGTTTGTCGGCTTGATTGCGCCGAATATCCTTCGTCAGTTCCTGGGTAATGACTACCGCTGGCTGGTCCCGCTGAGCGCGGCATTGGGCGCTGTGATTGTGCTGGGCGCCGACCTGCTCAGCCGCGCGGTGGCCTTCCCGGTGGAAACGCCGGCGGGTGTAGTCACCGCGTTGATCGGTGCACCGTTTTTCCTGTTTCTTGCCAGGCGCGCCCTATGA
- a CDS encoding lipopolysaccharide biosynthesis protein yields MKQTSLLGTGPACHAKQAFYTPFSGPWLSTTRPLAVHPFNRCRNIESGAVFIIASGPSAKSFPIKKFAHVPMITMNGAISMFRDTDIKPYFYACTDRSFSEQQPDLFKHAMEVSQSVALWEDHARSSRARPTGRLYPLSKAERPSWLESALGKRSALVVNHSWLPARKRPLGFSKDMSEGFFDARTVAYLAIQLAYHVGFTQVFLVGVDLDERSGRFYETAGSIQSPCGLDQHYCTRILPSFELMSRKVMGDDFMVYNLSEVSRIPHDVVPRVTLAQVETMLA; encoded by the coding sequence ATGAAACAGACATCACTCCTTGGCACTGGACCTGCGTGCCATGCTAAACAGGCTTTCTATACGCCCTTCTCGGGGCCATGGCTCTCGACCACACGCCCGCTGGCCGTGCACCCGTTCAATCGCTGCCGGAACATCGAGTCAGGCGCGGTGTTCATCATTGCCTCAGGCCCTTCGGCCAAGTCGTTTCCCATCAAAAAATTTGCGCACGTGCCGATGATCACGATGAATGGCGCTATTTCCATGTTCCGGGATACCGACATAAAGCCTTACTTTTACGCCTGTACGGACCGAAGCTTTTCGGAACAACAGCCGGATTTGTTCAAGCACGCGATGGAGGTCAGCCAGAGCGTAGCGCTTTGGGAAGACCACGCGCGCTCCTCTCGTGCTCGTCCAACCGGACGGCTCTACCCGCTCTCAAAGGCCGAAAGGCCCTCATGGCTGGAATCCGCTCTGGGCAAACGCAGCGCGCTGGTCGTCAATCATTCGTGGCTCCCCGCTCGTAAACGTCCGCTCGGGTTCAGCAAAGACATGAGCGAGGGCTTCTTTGATGCCAGAACCGTGGCGTATCTGGCCATACAGCTGGCCTACCACGTGGGCTTCACCCAGGTCTTCCTGGTGGGGGTTGACTTGGATGAGCGTTCAGGAAGGTTTTACGAAACCGCTGGATCCATACAGTCACCCTGTGGGCTGGATCAGCACTATTGCACCCGCATATTGCCGTCGTTTGAATTGATGTCGCGCAAAGTCATGGGCGATGACTTCATGGTTTACAACCTGTCCGAGGTTTCGAGAATTCCGCACGACGTAGTCCCGCGTGTCACGCTCGCGCAGGTTGAGACCATGCTGGCGTAG
- a CDS encoding ABC transporter substrate-binding protein, translated as MHKYRALLVAVSLGLCTQWATAAPQVPERLKNVDKLTYCSGMDSPPLVSFDEAQKPRGLTVDLGLEIAKRLGDKQVQWRVIPFSGLVPALLAQQCDMIVDQLFDKPERRQVIDIVNYMYSSQSVVVPKGNPKGIKTLDDLSGHKVAVLNGSTIKTLLDTQNESLAKAGKPLMKLVVYNTDTDAFQALRISQVDAYGTTVETAGYYAAMAPDLFQEGVPAFSRILTGLGMRKDDSQLGAAVQQIISDMRSDGSYVQLLNKWHVSSDTLD; from the coding sequence ATGCATAAATACCGCGCCTTGCTGGTGGCTGTCTCCCTCGGCCTCTGTACCCAATGGGCCACCGCCGCACCCCAGGTGCCGGAGCGCCTGAAGAACGTCGACAAACTCACCTACTGCTCGGGGATGGATTCACCGCCTCTGGTGTCTTTCGACGAAGCGCAGAAACCGCGCGGGCTCACCGTCGACCTCGGCCTGGAAATCGCCAAGCGCCTGGGCGACAAACAGGTGCAGTGGCGGGTGATTCCGTTCTCCGGCCTGGTGCCGGCGTTGCTCGCCCAGCAATGCGACATGATCGTCGACCAGCTGTTCGACAAGCCGGAGCGGCGGCAGGTGATCGACATCGTCAATTACATGTATTCCAGCCAGTCGGTGGTGGTGCCCAAGGGCAATCCCAAAGGCATCAAGACCCTGGATGACCTGTCCGGGCATAAGGTCGCCGTGCTCAACGGCTCCACCATCAAGACCCTGCTGGATACGCAAAACGAAAGCCTGGCCAAGGCCGGCAAGCCTTTGATGAAACTGGTGGTCTACAACACCGACACCGACGCCTTCCAGGCCCTGCGCATCAGCCAGGTCGACGCCTATGGCACCACCGTGGAAACCGCCGGCTATTACGCCGCGATGGCTCCCGACCTGTTCCAGGAAGGCGTGCCGGCATTCAGCCGCATCCTCACCGGCCTGGGCATGCGCAAGGACGACTCGCAACTGGGCGCCGCGGTGCAGCAGATCATCAGCGACATGCGCAGCGACGGCAGCTATGTGCAATTGCTCAACAAATGGCATGTCAGCAGCGACACACTCGACTGA
- a CDS encoding amino acid ABC transporter ATP-binding protein — MAHQSEELIIEALDVQKSFGHLQILKGISLQVRRGEVVVLIGASGSGKTTFIRCINLLEDIQGGRIRVNGRAMGYRERSDGSLVRDSERNIARQRRDIGMVFQRFNLFPHMTALENIIEAPIQVLGVPRAEALEQARGLLARVGLTDKANHYPSMLSGGQQQRVAIARALAMKPQAMLFDEPTSALDPETVGEVLQVMKQLAEEGMTMVVVTHEMGFAREVADRVVVLDQGELIEQGPPEQIFSHPSHPRTRAFLSRVL, encoded by the coding sequence ATGGCGCACCAAAGTGAAGAGCTGATCATCGAAGCGCTGGATGTTCAGAAGTCGTTCGGGCACTTGCAGATCCTCAAGGGTATTTCCCTGCAGGTGCGGCGTGGCGAAGTGGTGGTGCTGATCGGCGCTTCCGGCTCCGGCAAGACCACCTTTATCCGCTGCATCAACCTGCTCGAAGATATCCAGGGCGGGCGCATTCGCGTCAACGGACGCGCCATGGGTTATCGCGAGCGCAGTGACGGCAGCCTGGTGCGTGACTCGGAGCGCAACATCGCGCGCCAACGCCGCGACATCGGCATGGTGTTCCAGCGTTTCAACCTGTTCCCGCACATGACCGCGCTGGAAAACATCATCGAAGCGCCGATCCAGGTGCTCGGTGTGCCGCGTGCCGAAGCCTTGGAACAGGCCCGTGGTTTGCTGGCGCGGGTCGGGCTGACGGACAAGGCCAACCACTACCCGTCAATGCTTTCCGGCGGCCAGCAACAACGGGTGGCCATCGCCCGCGCCCTGGCGATGAAGCCCCAGGCGATGTTGTTCGACGAACCCACCAGCGCCCTCGACCCGGAAACTGTCGGCGAAGTGCTGCAAGTGATGAAACAGCTGGCCGAGGAGGGCATGACCATGGTGGTGGTCACCCACGAAATGGGCTTTGCCCGCGAAGTGGCCGATCGCGTGGTCGTGCTCGACCAGGGTGAACTCATCGAGCAAGGGCCGCCGGAACAGATTTTCAGCCACCCCAGCCACCCACGTACCCGGGCCTTTCTCAGCCGCGTGTTATGA
- a CDS encoding GntR family transcriptional regulator yields the protein MQFAPAYVDRQPLTAEEEAYNFLLDAICGGRYRKGDRLIAEDIASEIGMSRMPVREAFRRLDAQGLVTLRPNRGAIVSGLDIDELHEVFEMRSALEGLAVRVAVGRIGERQLAALERMLDEMDDYRDESAAWVSRHRAFHEYLCSLSARPRLMRQISALYSLVEAPMRLWLQHGEKPLSARQEHAVILDAIRAGDAARAEAIVREHIEGTVPALIQFLQTKQ from the coding sequence ATGCAATTTGCTCCCGCTTATGTTGACCGTCAGCCGCTCACCGCCGAAGAAGAGGCGTACAACTTCCTGCTCGACGCCATTTGCGGTGGACGCTACCGCAAAGGCGACCGGCTGATCGCCGAAGACATCGCCAGCGAGATCGGCATGAGCCGCATGCCGGTGCGCGAAGCCTTTCGGCGCCTGGATGCCCAGGGTCTGGTGACATTGCGGCCCAATCGCGGTGCTATCGTCAGCGGCCTGGATATCGACGAGCTGCATGAAGTGTTCGAAATGCGCAGCGCCCTCGAAGGCTTGGCCGTGCGCGTCGCGGTCGGGCGTATCGGTGAGCGCCAACTGGCCGCCCTGGAACGCATGCTTGACGAGATGGACGACTACCGCGACGAAAGCGCCGCATGGGTCAGCCGTCACCGCGCCTTCCATGAATACCTGTGCAGCCTCAGCGCCCGACCGCGCTTGATGAGGCAGATCTCAGCGCTGTATTCGCTGGTCGAAGCGCCCATGCGCCTGTGGCTGCAGCACGGCGAGAAACCCCTCAGCGCGCGCCAGGAACACGCGGTGATCCTTGACGCGATTCGTGCCGGTGACGCCGCTCGGGCCGAAGCCATCGTGCGCGAACACATCGAAGGCACCGTGCCGGCGCTGATCCAGTTCCTGCAAACCAAACAATAA
- a CDS encoding TonB-dependent receptor, with amino-acid sequence MPAVRPLRLRPLLKLSLLLSLSASPLFPSVSVAEDAATRRSYQVPAGSLSAALTRFAGLAGVNLSVDPALVSGRSSGGLSGEYGVEEGFARLLQGSGLQLQPMGEQAYMLVPAPEGSSLELAPTSILGTTGLYDGDTYAGGQVARRGSQGLLGTRDFMETPFSMTTYTADAAKNQQARTLGDLIASDPAVRATNPAGGRYEQFTIRGFSLFNSDVSYNGLYGVLPTYTIDMEMADRVDIFKGPTQLINGISPRGSVGGGINVVPKRATDKDINSFTGNWASDSQAGGAVDVGRRFGEDNKFGIRFNGVKQSGDTEWDHQSVDREMAVLGLDFRGERLRLSTDIGHTERDTDAPQERVQVAAAAPVPSANDVRRNYAQSWSKASTNDTFGTVNGEYDLSDNLMLYGGVGARKSNHDFLRHAVSVTNAAGAFSVQPRDFTRDENVRTYTAGVRNWFHTGPVSHEVNLAASYFYMDFTNGGARYAQATSNIYNPVQMPMPSRPTRFDPEVYTENKFSGVALSDTLGFFDDRLLLTLGARWQRVKVDDWSDGVKGRTAYDEEKVSPSGGLLFKATDKLSLYANYMEGLSQGKIAPSTSINEDEIFPPFISRQVEVGAKYDAGAFAVTAAVFRIKQPAYETNATSRVFGPNGKRQNDGVELSVFGEPLKGVRLLGGVMYIDSQLKETTNGAFDGNRAPATPKYNVNLGAEWDVPGLEGLTLTSRGIYSSSQYLDQSNVKQIDAWNRLDLGARYGFKVDDKHITLRANVENLADKRYWSSAGASDDSEPGLTLSTPRTYLLSATVDF; translated from the coding sequence ATGCCCGCAGTCCGACCCTTGCGCTTGCGCCCGTTGCTGAAGTTGAGCCTGCTGCTGAGCCTCAGCGCGAGCCCGTTATTCCCCTCCGTAAGCGTTGCCGAAGACGCCGCCACCCGCCGCAGCTACCAGGTGCCGGCCGGCAGCCTGAGCGCGGCACTTACCCGGTTCGCCGGGCTGGCGGGCGTCAACCTGTCGGTGGACCCGGCCCTGGTCAGCGGGCGCAGCAGCGGCGGTTTGTCCGGCGAGTACGGCGTGGAGGAGGGCTTTGCCCGTTTGCTGCAAGGCTCCGGCCTGCAATTGCAGCCCATGGGTGAGCAGGCCTATATGCTGGTGCCAGCGCCGGAAGGCAGCAGCCTGGAACTGGCGCCGACGTCGATTCTGGGCACTACCGGGCTGTACGACGGCGACACCTACGCCGGTGGCCAAGTAGCGCGCCGTGGCTCCCAGGGTTTGCTGGGCACGCGGGACTTCATGGAAACGCCGTTCAGCATGACCACCTACACCGCCGATGCGGCGAAAAACCAGCAGGCCCGCACCCTGGGCGACCTGATCGCCAGCGACCCGGCGGTACGCGCCACCAACCCCGCCGGTGGGCGTTATGAGCAGTTCACCATCCGCGGCTTCAGCCTGTTCAACAGCGATGTGTCGTACAACGGCCTGTATGGCGTGCTGCCGACCTACACCATCGACATGGAGATGGCCGACCGCGTCGACATCTTCAAAGGCCCCACCCAGTTGATCAACGGCATTTCACCGCGCGGCAGCGTGGGCGGCGGGATCAACGTGGTGCCCAAGCGCGCCACCGACAAGGACATCAACTCGTTCACCGGCAACTGGGCCTCCGACAGCCAGGCCGGCGGCGCGGTGGACGTGGGCCGACGCTTTGGCGAAGACAACAAGTTCGGCATCCGCTTCAACGGCGTGAAGCAGTCCGGCGACACCGAGTGGGACCACCAGAGCGTCGACCGCGAAATGGCCGTGCTGGGCCTGGATTTCCGTGGCGAACGCCTGCGCCTTTCCACCGATATCGGCCACACCGAACGCGACACCGACGCGCCGCAGGAACGCGTGCAGGTGGCGGCCGCGGCGCCGGTGCCCAGTGCCAACGATGTACGGCGCAACTATGCACAGTCCTGGAGCAAGGCCAGCACCAACGACACCTTTGGTACGGTCAACGGTGAGTACGACCTCAGCGATAACCTGATGCTCTACGGCGGTGTGGGCGCGCGCAAAAGCAACCACGACTTCCTACGTCACGCCGTGTCCGTGACCAATGCGGCCGGTGCGTTCAGCGTGCAGCCACGGGACTTCACCCGCGATGAAAACGTGCGCACCTACACCGCAGGCGTGCGCAACTGGTTCCATACCGGGCCGGTGAGCCATGAGGTCAACCTGGCCGCCAGCTACTTCTACATGGACTTCACCAACGGCGGCGCGCGTTATGCGCAAGCCACGAGCAACATCTACAACCCGGTGCAAATGCCGATGCCCTCGCGGCCGACGCGGTTTGATCCCGAGGTGTACACCGAAAACAAATTCAGCGGCGTGGCCTTGTCCGACACCCTGGGTTTTTTCGATGATCGCCTGCTGCTCACCCTGGGTGCGCGCTGGCAGCGGGTCAAGGTGGACGACTGGAGCGATGGCGTCAAAGGCCGCACCGCCTATGACGAAGAAAAGGTCTCGCCATCGGGCGGCCTCCTGTTCAAGGCCACCGATAAATTGTCGCTGTACGCCAACTACATGGAAGGCCTGAGCCAGGGCAAGATCGCGCCCTCGACCTCGATCAACGAAGACGAGATCTTCCCGCCGTTCATCAGCCGCCAGGTCGAAGTGGGCGCCAAATACGACGCCGGCGCGTTCGCCGTGACCGCCGCCGTCTTCCGGATCAAGCAACCGGCCTATGAAACCAACGCCACGTCGCGCGTGTTCGGCCCCAACGGCAAACGCCAGAACGACGGGGTGGAACTCAGCGTGTTCGGCGAACCGCTCAAGGGCGTGCGGTTGCTCGGCGGCGTGATGTACATCGACAGCCAGCTCAAGGAAACCACCAATGGCGCCTTCGACGGCAACCGCGCGCCGGCGACCCCCAAATACAACGTCAACCTCGGCGCCGAATGGGATGTGCCAGGCCTTGAAGGCCTGACGTTGACCAGCCGTGGCATCTATTCCAGTTCGCAGTACCTGGACCAGTCCAACGTCAAGCAGATCGACGCCTGGAACCGCCTCGACCTCGGCGCGCGGTATGGCTTCAAGGTGGATGACAAACACATCACCCTGCGCGCGAACGTGGAGAACCTGGCTGACAAGCGCTACTGGAGCTCGGCCGGTGCGTCGGATGACAGCGAGCCGGGGCTGACCTTGTCCACGCCGCGTACCTACCTGCTGTCCGCCACGGTCGACTTCTAA
- a CDS encoding Fe(3+) dicitrate ABC transporter substrate-binding protein has product MLRSIPTLAACLLALSSSLLSAAPIDLNDGQHAVHLPDAPKRVVVLEFSFLDSLAAVDVTPVGAADDGDANRVLPRVRQAIGQWTSVGLRSQPSIEEIARLKPDLIVADLNRHQALYNDLASIAPTLLLPSRGEDYQGSLKSAELIGKALGKSAQMQARIQQNRENLKAIAQQIPAGASVLFGVAREDSFSVHGPDSYAGSVLQAIGLNVPSVRANAAPTEFVSLEQLLALDPGWLLVGHYRRPSIVDSWSKQPLWQVLGAVRDQHVAEVDGDSWARNRGVLASEQIAEDALAILKGGKAVLSQ; this is encoded by the coding sequence ATGCTGCGCTCCATCCCCACTCTTGCCGCCTGCCTCCTGGCGTTGTCTTCAAGCCTGCTGAGCGCCGCGCCCATCGACCTCAACGACGGCCAGCACGCGGTGCATCTGCCGGATGCGCCCAAGCGTGTCGTGGTACTGGAGTTTTCGTTTCTCGACAGTCTGGCCGCCGTTGACGTGACCCCGGTCGGCGCTGCCGATGATGGCGACGCCAACCGCGTATTGCCCCGTGTGCGCCAAGCCATCGGCCAGTGGACGTCCGTTGGTCTGCGCTCGCAGCCGAGCATCGAGGAAATCGCTCGGCTCAAGCCCGACCTGATCGTCGCCGACCTCAACCGCCACCAGGCGTTGTACAACGACCTGGCGAGTATCGCGCCAACCCTGTTGCTGCCGTCGCGCGGTGAGGATTACCAGGGCAGCCTGAAATCCGCCGAGCTGATCGGCAAGGCCCTCGGCAAAAGTGCGCAGATGCAGGCGCGTATTCAGCAGAACCGGGAAAACCTCAAGGCCATCGCACAACAGATTCCCGCGGGTGCCAGCGTGTTGTTCGGCGTCGCCCGTGAAGACAGTTTCTCGGTGCATGGCCCGGACTCCTATGCGGGCAGTGTGTTGCAAGCCATCGGCCTGAACGTTCCGTCGGTACGCGCCAATGCCGCGCCCACTGAATTCGTCAGCCTGGAGCAATTGCTCGCCCTCGATCCTGGCTGGTTGCTGGTCGGCCATTACCGCCGCCCGAGCATCGTCGACAGCTGGAGCAAGCAGCCGCTGTGGCAGGTGCTCGGCGCCGTGCGTGACCAGCATGTAGCCGAAGTCGATGGCGACAGTTGGGCGCGCAACCGTGGCGTGCTGGCCTCGGAGCAGATCGCCGAAGACGCCTTGGCGATTCTCAAGGGCGGTAAAGCCGTACTGAGCCAATAG